The following coding sequences are from one Mycolicibacterium aichiense window:
- a CDS encoding acyl-CoA carboxylase subunit beta, with protein MTTESSPTHHPVTTAEKLAELREKLELAKEPGGEAVAAKRDKRGIPSPRARIHELLDPGSFLEIGALARTPGDPNALYGDGVVTGHGTINGRPVGVFSHDYTVFGGSVGEMFGRKVSRLMEWVAMVGCPIIGINDSGGARIQDLATSLAWYAELGRRHELLSGLVPQISIILGKCAGGAVYSPIQTDLIVAVRDQGYMFVTGPDVIKDVTGEDVTLDELGGADAQAKYGNIHQVVDSEKDAFTYVRDYLQFLPSNTFDDAPVINPGLEPEITPHDLELDTLVPDADNTAYDMHEILLRIFDDGDFLEVASQAGQAIITGFARVDGRPVGVIANQPMHMSGAIDNEASDKAARFVRFCDAFNTPLVFVVDTPGFLPGVEQEKNGIIKRGGRFLYSVVEADVPKVTITIRKSYGGAYAVMGSKQLTADFNFLWPTARIAVIGAEGAAQLIVKRFPDPTAPEVQEIRRQFIEGYNRDMATPYVAAERGYVDAVIEPHLTRLQLRGAMRILRDKQILRVQRKHGLIPI; from the coding sequence GTGACTACTGAGAGCTCTCCCACCCACCACCCGGTAACAACTGCCGAAAAGCTCGCCGAACTCCGCGAAAAGCTGGAGCTTGCCAAGGAACCGGGCGGAGAGGCGGTCGCCGCGAAGCGCGACAAACGCGGAATCCCCAGTCCGCGTGCGCGAATCCATGAGCTGCTCGATCCGGGCAGCTTCCTGGAGATCGGCGCGCTGGCACGCACGCCAGGTGATCCGAACGCGTTGTACGGCGACGGTGTGGTCACCGGGCACGGCACCATCAACGGCCGTCCGGTCGGTGTGTTCAGCCACGACTACACCGTGTTCGGTGGCTCGGTGGGAGAGATGTTCGGCCGCAAGGTTTCCCGCCTGATGGAGTGGGTGGCGATGGTCGGCTGCCCGATCATCGGTATCAACGACTCCGGTGGCGCCCGCATCCAGGACCTGGCCACGTCGTTGGCCTGGTACGCCGAGCTCGGCCGTCGCCACGAGCTGCTCAGCGGCCTGGTTCCGCAGATCTCGATCATCCTGGGTAAGTGCGCAGGCGGTGCCGTGTACTCGCCGATCCAGACCGACCTCATCGTGGCTGTACGCGACCAGGGCTACATGTTCGTCACCGGGCCGGACGTCATCAAGGATGTCACCGGTGAGGATGTCACCCTCGACGAACTCGGCGGCGCCGACGCCCAGGCCAAGTACGGCAACATCCATCAGGTCGTCGACTCGGAGAAGGACGCCTTCACCTACGTCCGCGATTACTTGCAGTTCTTGCCCTCCAACACGTTTGACGATGCCCCGGTGATCAATCCCGGTCTGGAGCCGGAGATCACTCCGCACGATCTGGAACTCGACACCCTCGTGCCGGACGCGGACAACACCGCCTACGACATGCACGAGATCCTGCTGCGGATCTTCGACGACGGGGATTTCCTCGAGGTCGCCTCGCAAGCCGGCCAGGCGATCATCACCGGCTTCGCTCGCGTCGACGGTCGCCCGGTCGGGGTGATCGCCAACCAGCCGATGCACATGTCCGGCGCCATCGACAACGAGGCCTCCGACAAGGCCGCCCGCTTCGTGCGGTTCTGCGATGCGTTCAACACGCCTCTGGTCTTCGTCGTCGACACCCCGGGCTTCCTGCCCGGTGTCGAGCAGGAGAAGAACGGCATCATCAAGCGCGGCGGCCGGTTCCTCTACTCCGTCGTCGAGGCCGACGTGCCGAAGGTGACCATCACCATCCGCAAGTCCTACGGCGGCGCATACGCGGTGATGGGGTCCAAGCAGCTCACGGCCGACTTCAACTTCCTGTGGCCGACTGCGCGCATCGCCGTGATCGGCGCCGAGGGTGCGGCCCAGCTGATCGTCAAGCGGTTCCCCGACCCCACCGCCCCTGAAGTGCAGGAGATCAGGCGCCAGTTCATCGAGGGGTACAACCGGGACATGGCCACCCCGTACGTGGCGGCCGAACGCGGTTATGTCGACGCGGTGATCGAGCCGCACCTGACTCGCCTGCAACTGCGCGGCGCCATGCGGATCCTGCGGGACAAGCAGATCCTGCGCGTGCAGCGCAAGCATGGTCTGATCCCGATCTAA
- the pks13 gene encoding polyketide synthase Pks13 (Pks13 is a key enzyme in mycolic acid biosynthesis.): MSESETPETPDTPARTDMTVPEMREWLRNWVANTTGQAPDAVDESTPMVELGLSSRDAVAMASDIEDLTGVTLTATVAFRHPTIESLATVIIEGEPEVEFDDEGEDWSRTADVEDIAIVGVATRFPGDLNTPGEMWQALLEGRDAITDLPEGRWSEFLAEPRIAERVAKAATRGGYLTDIKGFDAEFFALSKMEADNIDPQQRMALELTWEALENARIPASSLRGANVGVYIGSTNNDYQFLAVADPTTAHPYAITGTTSSIIPNRVSYFYDFRGPSMSLDTACSSSLVATHQGVRALRSGETDVALVGGVNAMITPLATIGFDEVGGVLAPDGRIKSFSSDADGYSRSEGGGMLVLKRVSDARRDGDEILAIIAGSAVNHDGRSNGMLAPNPDAQAEVLRKAYKDAGINPRTVDYIEAHGTGTILGDPMEADALGRVVGRGRSADQPALLGAVKSNLGHLESAAGAASLAKVALSLSRNKIPPSINYAGPNPYIDFDTVRLRVVDKVTDWPRYSGHAIAGVSGFGFGGANAHLVVREVLPSDLVDPQEESAPVEEKGAADADAVYVGGVRMDEYGEFVDEDEVAEEYASAVAYDDEPELPGLTDEALELIEAARAEWEASEKPAPVVPLAISGFLTSRKRAAAAELADWIDSPAGRASSLESIGRSLSRRNHGRSRAVVMAHDHDEAIKGLRAIADGKQSPLVYSADGPVTNGPVWVLAGFGAQHRKMGKELYLRDPVFAEWINKVDAHIQDERGYSVVELILDDAIDYTNETCEYPIEVVQTVIFAIQIALGELLKHHGAKPGAVVGQSLGEAAAAYFAGGLSLADATRTICSRAHLMGEGEAMLFGEYIRLMALVEYSADEIKTVFSDYPGLEVCVYAAPTQTVIGGPPDQIDAIIARAESEGKFARKLQTKGASHTQQMDPLLGELSAEIQGIEAHPLHTGYFSTVHEGSYIRPGGEPIHDVEYWKKGLRHSVYFTHGIRNAVDNGHTTFLELAPNPVALMQVGLTTAAAGLHDGQLIATLARKQDEVESMLAAMAQLYVYGHDLDFRTLFDSGSEGAKYADIPPTRFKRKPYWLDAQFTGDSSVMMPGNHVATPDGRHVWEYSPKGQADLAALVKSAAAQVLPDAKLTASEQRAVPGDGARLVTTLTRHPGGASVQVHARLDNGAESSFTLVYDAVVTRGGAASALPSAVATGVAVTAPATEVPAGEPDDDAEILQDNLTAGAGLAAGFAKWSPDSGETIGQRLGAIVGGAMGYEPEDLPWEVPLIELGLDSLMAVRIKNRVEYDFDMPPIQLTAVRDANLYAVEKLIEYAVEHRDEVEALAESQKGKTAEEIAAAQAEMMGGASTVAELEAKLAEAGRPIATDAEAQGEPNIPAPPTDPAGPGAKSTAAAAAAKVLTQEAVTEALGADVPPRDAAERVTFATWAIVTGKSPGGIFNELPAVTDETATKLADRLSERAEGTISVDDVKSAKTIEALATIVRAQLEDGVVDGFVRTLRAPKEGSAHVPVFVFHPAGGSTVVYEPLLKRLPADTPVYGLERVEGSIEERAAEYVPKLMEINGKGPYILTGWSLGGALAYACAVGLKRNGCDVRFVGLIDTVRAGEEVPQTKEEIRARWDRYAVFASRTFNVEIPEIPYEQLEQLDDEGQVRFVLDAVKEAGVDIPGGIIEHQRTSYLDNRALDTAHIEPYDGHVTLYMADRYHDDAIMFEPRYAVRQPDGGWGEFVDDLEVVPIGGEHIQAIDEPYIAKVGAHMSEAINRIDAEEKQD, from the coding sequence TCGCGATGGCCAGCGATATCGAGGATCTGACCGGTGTGACGCTGACCGCGACGGTGGCCTTCCGCCACCCGACCATCGAGTCGCTCGCCACGGTGATCATCGAGGGTGAACCCGAGGTCGAGTTCGACGACGAGGGTGAGGACTGGTCGCGCACCGCTGATGTCGAGGACATCGCGATCGTCGGCGTCGCCACCCGCTTCCCCGGGGACCTGAACACGCCGGGCGAAATGTGGCAGGCGCTGCTCGAGGGCCGCGACGCGATCACCGACTTGCCCGAGGGCCGCTGGTCGGAGTTCCTCGCCGAGCCGCGCATCGCCGAACGGGTTGCCAAGGCCGCCACCCGCGGTGGCTACCTCACCGACATCAAGGGCTTCGACGCCGAGTTCTTCGCGCTGTCGAAGATGGAAGCCGACAACATCGACCCGCAGCAGCGGATGGCGCTCGAGCTCACCTGGGAGGCGCTGGAGAACGCCCGCATCCCCGCGTCGAGCCTGCGTGGCGCCAACGTCGGTGTGTACATCGGCTCGACCAACAACGACTACCAGTTCCTCGCCGTGGCCGATCCGACCACCGCTCACCCGTACGCGATCACCGGCACCACAAGCTCGATCATCCCCAACCGGGTGTCCTACTTCTACGACTTCCGCGGTCCCTCAATGTCTTTGGACACCGCGTGCTCGAGTTCGCTGGTCGCGACCCATCAGGGTGTGCGGGCGCTGCGGTCCGGTGAGACCGATGTGGCGCTGGTCGGCGGAGTGAACGCCATGATCACCCCGCTGGCGACTATCGGCTTCGACGAGGTCGGCGGTGTGCTCGCACCCGACGGCCGGATCAAGTCGTTCTCGTCTGATGCCGACGGCTATTCGCGCTCCGAGGGCGGCGGCATGCTGGTGCTCAAGCGGGTGAGCGACGCCCGCCGCGACGGTGACGAGATTCTCGCGATCATCGCAGGCAGTGCGGTCAACCACGACGGCCGGTCCAACGGCATGCTTGCGCCCAACCCGGACGCGCAGGCGGAGGTGCTTCGCAAGGCCTACAAGGACGCCGGAATCAACCCGCGCACCGTGGATTACATCGAGGCGCACGGAACCGGAACGATTCTCGGCGACCCGATGGAGGCCGACGCGCTCGGTCGCGTCGTCGGTCGCGGCCGCTCCGCGGACCAGCCTGCACTGTTGGGTGCGGTGAAGTCCAACCTCGGTCACCTGGAGTCGGCCGCTGGTGCGGCCAGCCTGGCCAAGGTGGCATTGTCGTTGAGCCGCAACAAGATTCCGCCGTCGATCAACTACGCCGGACCCAACCCGTACATCGATTTCGACACAGTCCGGCTGCGGGTGGTCGACAAGGTCACCGACTGGCCCCGCTACAGCGGCCATGCAATCGCCGGTGTATCCGGATTCGGCTTCGGCGGCGCCAACGCCCACCTGGTGGTGCGCGAGGTGTTGCCGTCGGATCTGGTTGACCCGCAGGAGGAATCCGCACCGGTCGAAGAGAAGGGCGCGGCCGACGCCGATGCCGTCTACGTCGGCGGGGTCCGGATGGACGAATACGGCGAGTTCGTCGACGAGGACGAGGTGGCCGAGGAGTACGCCTCGGCCGTCGCGTACGACGACGAGCCGGAGTTGCCCGGTCTGACCGACGAGGCGCTGGAGCTGATCGAAGCCGCGCGCGCCGAGTGGGAGGCGTCGGAGAAGCCCGCTCCCGTTGTACCGCTGGCTATTTCGGGATTCCTGACCTCACGAAAGCGCGCTGCGGCGGCCGAGCTGGCGGACTGGATCGACAGCCCGGCGGGCCGCGCGTCATCGCTGGAGTCAATTGGACGCTCGCTATCGCGGCGCAATCACGGCCGTTCTCGGGCTGTGGTGATGGCGCACGACCACGACGAGGCGATCAAGGGTCTGCGCGCGATTGCCGACGGCAAGCAGAGTCCGCTGGTGTACAGCGCCGACGGCCCGGTGACCAACGGTCCGGTGTGGGTTCTGGCCGGATTCGGTGCCCAGCACCGCAAGATGGGCAAGGAACTGTATCTGCGCGACCCTGTGTTCGCCGAGTGGATCAACAAGGTCGACGCACACATCCAGGACGAACGCGGTTACTCGGTTGTTGAGCTGATCCTCGACGATGCGATCGACTACACCAACGAGACCTGTGAGTACCCCATCGAAGTGGTCCAGACGGTGATCTTCGCCATCCAGATCGCGCTCGGTGAACTGCTCAAGCACCACGGCGCCAAACCCGGTGCGGTGGTGGGGCAGTCGCTCGGTGAGGCGGCCGCCGCGTATTTCGCCGGTGGTCTGTCGCTGGCGGATGCCACCCGCACCATCTGCTCGCGCGCACACCTCATGGGTGAAGGCGAGGCGATGCTGTTCGGTGAGTACATCCGGCTGATGGCGCTCGTCGAGTACTCGGCCGATGAGATCAAGACGGTGTTCTCCGACTACCCGGGCCTGGAGGTGTGCGTCTACGCCGCCCCCACCCAGACGGTCATCGGCGGCCCGCCGGACCAGATCGACGCGATCATCGCCCGGGCGGAATCGGAAGGCAAGTTCGCCCGCAAACTGCAGACCAAGGGCGCCAGCCACACTCAGCAGATGGACCCGTTGCTCGGTGAGTTGTCCGCCGAGATCCAGGGCATCGAGGCGCACCCGCTGCACACCGGATACTTCTCCACGGTGCACGAGGGCAGCTACATCCGCCCGGGCGGCGAGCCGATCCACGATGTGGAGTACTGGAAGAAGGGGCTGCGGCACAGCGTCTACTTCACCCACGGCATCCGCAACGCCGTCGACAACGGGCACACCACGTTCTTGGAGCTGGCGCCGAACCCGGTGGCGCTCATGCAGGTTGGGCTGACCACCGCGGCCGCCGGACTGCATGACGGTCAGTTGATCGCGACGCTGGCTCGCAAGCAGGACGAGGTCGAGTCGATGCTGGCCGCGATGGCGCAGCTCTACGTCTACGGGCACGATCTCGACTTCCGGACTCTCTTTGATTCGGGGTCGGAGGGGGCCAAGTACGCCGACATCCCGCCGACCCGGTTCAAGCGCAAGCCGTACTGGCTGGACGCACAGTTCACTGGCGACAGCTCGGTGATGATGCCGGGTAACCATGTGGCCACCCCCGACGGCCGGCACGTCTGGGAGTACTCGCCGAAGGGGCAGGCCGACCTGGCTGCACTTGTGAAATCTGCGGCGGCACAGGTTCTTCCGGACGCCAAGCTGACGGCATCCGAGCAGCGCGCGGTGCCTGGGGACGGCGCCCGCCTGGTCACCACGCTGACCCGCCATCCGGGCGGCGCCTCGGTGCAGGTGCACGCGCGGTTGGATAACGGGGCCGAGTCTTCGTTTACCTTGGTCTACGACGCCGTGGTCACCCGGGGCGGCGCAGCGTCGGCTCTGCCGTCCGCGGTCGCCACCGGTGTCGCGGTCACCGCTCCGGCCACCGAGGTTCCTGCCGGCGAGCCGGACGATGACGCCGAAATCTTGCAGGACAACCTGACTGCGGGTGCCGGCCTGGCCGCCGGCTTTGCCAAGTGGTCGCCGGATTCGGGTGAGACCATCGGCCAGCGACTCGGCGCGATCGTCGGCGGCGCAATGGGTTACGAGCCCGAGGATCTGCCGTGGGAGGTCCCGCTGATCGAGCTGGGCCTGGATTCGCTGATGGCGGTGCGGATCAAGAACCGCGTCGAGTACGACTTCGATATGCCGCCGATTCAATTGACGGCGGTACGCGACGCCAATCTCTACGCAGTCGAGAAGCTCATCGAATATGCGGTCGAGCACCGCGACGAGGTCGAGGCACTGGCCGAGAGCCAGAAGGGCAAGACGGCCGAAGAGATCGCCGCCGCCCAGGCCGAGATGATGGGCGGTGCCAGCACCGTCGCCGAACTCGAGGCCAAGCTCGCCGAGGCGGGTCGCCCGATCGCGACCGATGCCGAGGCGCAGGGCGAGCCGAATATCCCAGCGCCGCCGACAGATCCGGCCGGCCCGGGCGCGAAGTCCACTGCTGCCGCAGCGGCTGCCAAGGTCTTGACCCAGGAGGCTGTCACCGAAGCCCTCGGAGCCGACGTGCCGCCGCGCGATGCCGCCGAGCGCGTGACGTTCGCGACGTGGGCGATCGTCACCGGCAAGTCGCCGGGCGGCATCTTCAACGAGCTGCCCGCTGTCACCGACGAGACCGCCACCAAGCTGGCCGACCGGCTCTCCGAGCGCGCCGAGGGCACGATCAGCGTCGACGATGTGAAGTCCGCCAAGACGATTGAGGCACTGGCCACCATCGTGCGGGCTCAGCTCGAAGACGGTGTGGTCGACGGGTTCGTGCGTACCCTGCGAGCGCCGAAAGAGGGAAGCGCGCACGTCCCGGTGTTCGTCTTCCACCCGGCCGGCGGATCAACCGTCGTCTACGAACCGCTGCTCAAGCGGCTGCCCGCCGACACCCCGGTCTACGGTCTGGAACGTGTCGAGGGCTCCATCGAGGAGCGCGCCGCCGAGTACGTGCCCAAGCTGATGGAAATCAATGGCAAGGGCCCCTACATCCTCACCGGCTGGTCGCTGGGCGGGGCGCTGGCCTACGCGTGCGCGGTCGGCCTCAAGCGCAACGGCTGCGACGTCCGCTTCGTCGGGCTGATCGACACGGTGCGCGCCGGCGAGGAGGTGCCGCAGACCAAGGAGGAGATCCGGGCCCGCTGGGACCGCTACGCGGTATTCGCCTCGCGGACCTTCAACGTCGAGATCCCCGAAATCCCGTACGAGCAGCTCGAGCAACTCGATGACGAAGGTCAGGTGCGGTTCGTCCTGGACGCCGTCAAAGAGGCCGGGGTCGACATCCCGGGCGGCATCATCGAGCACCAGCGGACGTCATACCTGGACAACCGGGCCCTGGACACCGCCCATATCGAGCCCTACGACGGACATGTCACGCTCTACATGGCGGACCGCTATCACGACGACGCGATCATGTTCGAGCCGCGCTACGCCGTCCGCCAACCTGACGGCGGCTGGGGCGAATTCGTCGACGACTTGGAGGTCGTGCCCATCGGAGGCGAGCACATCCAGGCGATCGACGAGCCGTACATCGCCAAGGTCGGGGCCCATATGAGCGAAGCGATCAACCGTATCGACGCCGAGGAGAAGCAGGACTAG
- a CDS encoding SDR family NAD(P)-dependent oxidoreductase gives MAFPAKTKDSPFVLVLDAGTDRGYRLARALLAAGNRVVAVDRNAAGLVRIGHGHSSARLLLIAADTTDPAQAEQVMTRAHAHFGEAPPTLALCADYRRSSAA, from the coding sequence ATGGCATTTCCAGCGAAAACCAAGGACAGCCCCTTCGTTCTGGTCCTCGACGCCGGAACGGACCGCGGATATCGGCTGGCCCGAGCACTGCTGGCGGCCGGCAACCGCGTGGTGGCCGTCGACCGGAACGCGGCAGGCCTGGTGCGAATCGGCCACGGCCACAGCAGCGCTCGGTTGCTGTTGATCGCCGCCGACACCACCGACCCGGCGCAGGCCGAACAGGTGATGACCCGGGCACACGCTCACTTCGGGGAAGCACCTCCTACCCTTGCGCTATGCGCCGACTACCGACGCTCCTCGGCTGCCTAG
- a CDS encoding glycoside hydrolase family 27 protein → MRRLPTLLGCLVLLAAGVAACGRPPARPAPAALIPPMGWNSWNSGIPLSERTVDETVDAMVSSGMRDAGYRYVNLDAGWAAGTRDSAGDLRADPSRFPGGIPAVAQYVHAHGMLLGLYASPSYELCGLGAANASRGHEAADAATFARWGVDYLKYDWCSTDQNRSDQESAFTAMRDALQRSGRQILYSINPNTSGDPSAGSDYDWSGIADMSRTTIDLVPVWHSQTGTAGPVFGVTEQVDADVPLATRSRPGYFNDPDMLVAGISWPDFVADHQGMVETLAGEHGPSMTLDEQRTHVSLWAMMAAPLLAGNDIRTMSGQTRELLINPDIIAVDQDRLVRQGRPLAGDRRIMVKPLAGGAVAISMTNPDSQPATIVTTAAAVGLPRTPCYRVRDLWTHAVSSTPSDLAGEAIPSHATVVLRVEPNCG, encoded by the coding sequence ATGCGCCGACTACCGACGCTCCTCGGCTGCCTAGTTCTGCTGGCTGCGGGCGTCGCGGCCTGCGGCCGGCCGCCTGCCCGGCCTGCACCAGCGGCCCTCATCCCGCCGATGGGGTGGAACTCGTGGAACTCCGGCATCCCGTTGTCCGAGCGCACCGTGGACGAGACCGTCGACGCGATGGTGTCCTCCGGGATGCGCGACGCCGGGTACCGCTATGTGAATCTCGATGCCGGCTGGGCGGCCGGGACCCGTGACAGTGCCGGCGATCTGCGGGCCGACCCGAGCCGGTTTCCCGGTGGCATCCCGGCTGTGGCGCAGTACGTCCACGCCCACGGGATGCTGTTGGGCCTGTACGCCAGCCCCAGCTACGAGCTGTGCGGACTCGGCGCAGCGAACGCCAGCAGGGGCCACGAAGCGGCCGACGCGGCCACGTTCGCGCGGTGGGGTGTGGACTACCTGAAATACGACTGGTGCAGTACCGACCAGAACCGATCGGATCAGGAAAGCGCGTTCACCGCCATGCGGGATGCGCTGCAGCGCAGTGGAAGACAGATCTTGTACAGCATCAACCCGAACACCTCAGGTGACCCGTCCGCCGGCTCCGACTACGACTGGTCGGGAATCGCCGACATGTCGCGCACCACGATCGACCTGGTTCCGGTGTGGCACAGCCAGACCGGGACGGCCGGCCCGGTATTCGGGGTCACCGAGCAGGTCGACGCCGACGTCCCGCTGGCCACCCGCAGCCGGCCCGGCTACTTCAACGACCCGGACATGTTGGTGGCCGGCATCTCCTGGCCGGACTTCGTCGCCGACCATCAGGGGATGGTCGAGACCTTGGCTGGCGAGCACGGCCCGAGTATGACCCTCGACGAGCAGCGCACCCACGTCTCGCTGTGGGCGATGATGGCGGCACCGCTGTTGGCCGGCAACGACATTCGCACCATGTCCGGGCAGACCCGCGAGCTGCTGATCAATCCCGACATCATCGCGGTCGACCAGGACCGGCTCGTCAGGCAGGGCCGCCCCCTCGCCGGGGACCGGCGGATCATGGTCAAGCCGCTGGCCGGGGGCGCGGTCGCGATCTCGATGACCAACCCGGATTCACAGCCCGCAACGATTGTCACCACCGCAGCCGCCGTGGGCCTGCCCCGCACCCCGTGTTACCGGGTTCGCGATCTGTGGACCCACGCCGTCAGCAGCACCCCGAGTGACCTTGCGGGCGAGGCGATTCCATCGCACGCGACGGTAGTGTTGCGGGTCGAGCCGAACTGCGGCTAA
- a CDS encoding molybdopterin-dependent oxidoreductase — MTTEKIELAATGQDGRHLYTCPLCEAMCGLEIQVSDGRVASIRGNSDDVWSRGHLCPKGASLGAIHEDPDRIRKPMVKVDGQWQEVSWDAAFRRCTELLTPVIAEHGIGAVTCYTGNPLAHSFSLGRYTGVLLGMSGIPVSYSPGTVDQWPKNLSSHLMYGNWWGFPVPDIERTDLLVVMGANPAASQGSLLAAPDVMGILGRIDNVIVIDPVRTATAAKANEWLPITPGTDAALLLAVVHTLFDEDLVRMGRLADHVDGVDTLRAAAADWSPERVAPVTGIDADRIKDLARQLAGTERAVVYGRIGLCNQEFGSLASWLVDVVNILTGHFDTEGGAMFPRPAVWTVTAQPQPGLEGGLAEFGRWQTRVRGAKEVLGQVPVSCLAEEIETPGEGRIRALITVAGNPVLSTPQGHRLDELLPGLDAMIAVDLWLNETTRHADVILPGLSPLEQPHHDDLILAFAINSIANYSAPVFTPEDPDRPEEWEILVRLTGLCAGTPAEEVDVAAIDDGFFDYLCFTQGLDGGQVRSHYTHGGPERILDLTLRTGPFGDRYGENPDGLSLAKLKEQPNGINFGPMVSQVPEILNTSDKKIRLAPQYLLDDIPRLGRRLDREPDELVLVSRRHLRSNNSWLHNVSALMRGRDRCTLLMHPDDAARRGVAAGQTVSVQSSAGRIEVPVEVTDAIKPGVVSMPHGWGHGKPGTRMSVANGSPGVNTNILSPPTFLDEPSGNGALNGIPVTVAAAPAG, encoded by the coding sequence GTGACCACCGAGAAGATCGAGTTGGCCGCCACCGGCCAAGACGGCCGCCACCTCTACACCTGCCCGTTGTGTGAGGCCATGTGCGGCTTGGAGATTCAGGTCTCCGACGGCCGCGTCGCCAGCATCCGCGGGAACTCCGACGACGTCTGGAGCCGAGGGCACCTGTGCCCGAAGGGCGCATCGCTGGGCGCTATCCACGAAGACCCCGACCGGATCCGTAAGCCGATGGTCAAGGTCGACGGGCAGTGGCAGGAGGTCAGCTGGGATGCCGCCTTCCGGCGCTGCACCGAACTGCTGACCCCGGTGATCGCCGAGCATGGCATCGGCGCGGTCACCTGCTACACCGGCAATCCGCTGGCGCACTCTTTCTCGCTGGGCCGCTACACCGGCGTCCTGCTGGGCATGTCTGGAATCCCCGTCAGCTACTCACCGGGCACCGTCGACCAGTGGCCGAAGAACCTCTCGTCGCATCTGATGTACGGCAACTGGTGGGGATTCCCGGTTCCCGACATCGAACGCACCGACCTGCTGGTGGTGATGGGCGCGAATCCGGCGGCCTCACAGGGCTCGCTGCTGGCCGCCCCCGATGTGATGGGCATCCTCGGCCGCATCGACAATGTGATCGTCATCGACCCCGTGCGCACCGCGACCGCGGCGAAGGCGAACGAATGGCTACCGATCACCCCGGGCACCGACGCTGCACTGCTGCTCGCCGTCGTGCACACCTTGTTCGACGAAGACCTGGTCCGCATGGGCCGCCTGGCCGACCACGTCGACGGCGTCGATACCCTGCGGGCGGCCGCGGCCGACTGGTCACCGGAGCGGGTTGCCCCGGTGACGGGTATCGACGCGGACCGCATCAAAGACCTCGCCCGCCAACTGGCGGGTACCGAACGAGCCGTGGTGTACGGGCGAATCGGGTTGTGCAATCAAGAGTTCGGGAGCCTGGCCAGCTGGCTGGTCGACGTCGTCAACATTCTCACCGGCCACTTCGACACCGAGGGCGGTGCCATGTTCCCCCGGCCCGCGGTGTGGACTGTCACCGCCCAACCGCAGCCCGGTCTGGAGGGTGGGCTGGCCGAGTTCGGCCGCTGGCAGACCCGGGTTCGCGGCGCCAAGGAGGTACTCGGCCAGGTGCCGGTCTCGTGCCTGGCGGAGGAGATCGAAACACCAGGGGAGGGGCGGATTCGCGCGCTGATCACGGTGGCGGGCAACCCGGTGCTGTCGACGCCGCAAGGGCATCGCCTCGACGAGCTGTTGCCCGGCCTCGACGCGATGATCGCGGTTGACTTGTGGCTCAACGAAACCACTCGTCACGCCGATGTCATCCTGCCCGGCCTGTCGCCGCTGGAGCAGCCGCATCACGACGACCTGATCCTGGCGTTCGCGATCAACAGCATCGCCAACTACTCGGCGCCGGTGTTCACCCCCGAGGATCCCGACCGCCCGGAGGAGTGGGAGATCTTGGTGCGGCTCACCGGCCTGTGCGCGGGTACGCCCGCCGAAGAGGTCGACGTCGCCGCGATCGACGACGGGTTCTTCGACTATCTGTGTTTCACTCAGGGACTCGACGGCGGGCAGGTGCGCAGCCACTACACGCACGGCGGGCCGGAACGCATTCTCGATCTGACTCTGCGTACCGGACCATTCGGTGACCGCTACGGCGAGAATCCGGATGGGCTGAGCCTGGCGAAGCTCAAGGAGCAGCCCAACGGGATCAACTTCGGACCGATGGTGTCCCAGGTACCCGAGATCCTCAACACCTCCGACAAGAAGATCCGTCTGGCCCCGCAGTATCTGCTCGACGACATCCCGCGACTGGGCCGGCGTCTCGATCGCGAGCCCGACGAGCTGGTGCTGGTGAGCCGGCGCCATCTGAGGTCGAACAACTCGTGGCTGCACAATGTTTCGGCCTTGATGAGGGGCCGTGACCGCTGCACCCTGCTGATGCATCCCGATGACGCCGCTCGCCGCGGTGTCGCCGCCGGGCAGACGGTGTCCGTTCAGTCCTCGGCTGGACGCATCGAGGTGCCGGTGGAGGTGACCGACGCCATCAAGCCCGGTGTGGTGTCGATGCCGCACGGCTGGGGCCACGGCAAACCCGGGACACGGATGTCGGTGGCCAACGGGTCACCCGGGGTCAACACCAACATCCTGTCGCCACCGACATTCCTCGACGAACCGTCGGGCAACGGTGCGCTGAACGGGATCCCGGTGACCGTCGCCGCTGCCCCGGCCGGTTAG